Proteins from a genomic interval of Dermacentor variabilis isolate Ectoservices chromosome 8, ASM5094787v1, whole genome shotgun sequence:
- the LOC142591100 gene encoding uncharacterized protein LOC142591100 isoform X2 — MLHGAVKLLQEISSKYGLVSQTGENFLELHFKCITMEMTGGSAPYTVFIDCSEKTNGPPSPLTTYANNWETLIYSATTSATEGSSVNNIISFKPDSTETNAMLSEKTYELLHADYGLCFVLGSVGGSSNRKHCSLWQKIEHTESCPVETKQAPTCDPAFEQCKST, encoded by the exons CTGTTGCAGGAAATAAGCAGCAAATATGGCTTAGTCAGCCAAACTGGTGAAAATTTTCTTGAACTGCATTTTAAATGCATCACGATGGAAATGACGGGAGGAAGTGCACCATACACGGTATTTATTGACTGCAGTGAGAAAACAAATGG GCCACCTTCACCTTTAACCACCTATGCCAACAATTG GGAGACATTAATTTATTCGGCAACGACATCTGCAACCGAAGGGTCTTCAGTCAATAACATTATTTCCTTTAAACCTGACAGCACTGAAACTAACG CAATGCTTAGCGAAAAAACATACGAATTACTACACGCTGATTACGGGCTCTGTTTTGTACTTGGAAGTGTGGGCGGATCTTCCAACAGAAAGC ATTGCTCACTGTGGCAAAAAATTGAACATACGGAATCCTGTCCTGTGGAAACCAAACAAGCCCCAACTTGCGATCCTGCGTTTGAACAGTGCAAAAGCACATAG